The sequence AGCCGAGGAATCGGAGGTAGGGCATGCGTCCGACCCCGGCCACGAAGGGCGCGAAGGTCCGCACGATGGGCACGAAGCGCGCGATGATCACGGTGCGCCCGCCGTAGCGCCCGTAGAAGCGCTCGGTCCTCTCCAGGTGCTCCCGGCGGAAGAATCGGCCGGAGCCCTGGCTGAAGACCCGTGGGCCGACCCAGCGTCCCACCCAGTAGTTCAGGTTGTCGCCCGTCACCGCGGCCAGGAACAGGACGGCCATCAGCACCCGCACGTCCAACTGCCCGGCCCCCGTCAGGGTGCCCGCCACGAACAGCAGCGAGTCGCCCGGCAGGAAAGGCGTGACGACCAG comes from Gammaproteobacteria bacterium and encodes:
- a CDS encoding DedA family protein; the encoded protein is MELLSTLLDFILHPDHHLSSLLTQYGAWVYGILFLIVFAETGLVVTPFLPGDSLLFVAGTLTGAGQLDVRVLMAVLFLAAVTGDNLNYWVGRWVGPRVFSQGSGRFFRREHLERTERFYGRYGGRTVIIARFVPIVRTFAPFVAGVGRMPYLRFLGFSLVGTLLWVGGFVGAGHLFGNLPIVKQNLSVVILVIIVLSVMPGVVEYWRARRAKPQAAPAGTAPE